A genomic region of Persephonella marina EX-H1 contains the following coding sequences:
- a CDS encoding OmpH family outer membrane protein — protein sequence MFRKVLSLVIFFAFFGVSLAEDGIVYIDIQKVVSQSAAGKEAQSVLEREAQKFQEEIQKKQQAGETQSQLQAYAAEKQQELMKKRQELAEKFMRLLQENIQKFSKEKGYTLVVDKQSLLYANPKYDRTDEFLKYFDKNYKKGSLKN from the coding sequence ATGTTTAGAAAAGTTCTATCGCTGGTAATATTTTTTGCGTTTTTTGGGGTTTCTCTGGCAGAAGATGGGATAGTTTATATTGATATCCAGAAGGTAGTCTCACAATCAGCTGCAGGAAAGGAAGCACAGTCCGTTCTTGAGAGAGAAGCTCAGAAATTTCAGGAAGAGATACAGAAAAAACAGCAGGCAGGTGAAACACAGTCACAGCTTCAGGCTTATGCTGCAGAAAAACAGCAGGAGCTGATGAAAAAAAGGCAGGAGCTTGCTGAGAAGTTTATGAGATTACTCCAGGAGAATATCCAGAAGTTTTCAAAGGAGAAAGGTTACACACTTGTTGTTGATAAGCAGTCCCTTTTGTACGCAAACCCTAAATATGACAGAACAGACGAGTTTTTAAAGTATTTTGACAAAAACTATAAAAAGGGAAGTCTTAAAAATTAA
- a CDS encoding SAM hydrolase/SAM-dependent halogenase family protein: protein MRVIALLTDFGTEDGFVGAVKGVIKSINPAVSIVDITHGIESFDILEGALILSSTYRYFPEGTVFVSVVDPGVGTERRPIVVKTEKYFFVAPDNGVVSLAVKDQKIEKIIEIKNEDFMLKRDTETFHGRDIFAPVSAYISRGIPLDMLGKELKDIKRINLPEPEIKDNTMTGQIIKFDKFGNCITNIKELPDFYEIEINGITIKKVVKSFLEGERESLNLIKGSFGFYEIFVPEGSCKDIFKLKKGDRILIKLKR from the coding sequence ATGAGAGTTATAGCCCTTTTAACAGACTTCGGAACTGAGGACGGTTTCGTTGGTGCTGTTAAAGGGGTTATAAAGAGTATAAATCCTGCTGTAAGTATTGTTGATATTACACATGGTATAGAATCTTTTGATATCCTTGAGGGAGCTTTAATCCTTTCCTCTACTTACAGGTACTTTCCAGAAGGAACAGTTTTTGTCTCTGTTGTTGATCCAGGTGTTGGAACAGAAAGGAGACCGATTGTAGTAAAAACTGAGAAATACTTTTTTGTAGCTCCTGATAATGGTGTTGTATCACTTGCAGTTAAAGATCAAAAGATTGAGAAGATAATAGAGATAAAGAATGAAGATTTTATGCTGAAAAGGGATACTGAGACATTCCACGGAAGGGATATATTTGCTCCAGTGTCTGCCTATATATCAAGGGGTATTCCTTTAGATATGTTAGGAAAAGAGTTAAAAGATATTAAAAGAATAAACCTGCCTGAGCCAGAAATAAAAGATAATACTATGACAGGACAGATAATAAAGTTTGATAAGTTTGGTAACTGTATAACGAATATTAAAGAGCTTCCAGATTTTTACGAAATTGAGATTAATGGGATCACTATTAAAAAAGTTGTAAAGAGTTTCCTGGAAGGGGAAAGAGAAAGTTTAAATCTGATCAAAGGAAGTTTTGGTTTTTATGAGATTTTTGTCCCTGAAGGAAGCTGTAAGGATATTTTTAAACTAAAAAAAGGGGACAGGATATTAATAAAATTAAAAAGGTGA